From the genome of Danaus plexippus chromosome 30, MEX_DaPlex, whole genome shotgun sequence, one region includes:
- the LOC116776645 gene encoding putative fatty acyl-CoA reductase CG5065, which yields MVGRPRSPCEALLPRFYAGRDIFITGATGFMGKVLIERLLSTCPDVGKLHLLLRPKKGVAPEKRLQQLKSSQVFDLIRQNNPRQLDKLCIIPGDVSQPGLAIDAEHLKNLQDVSIVFHSAATLKFDEALPNAVDQNVLSVTRLMDICDTIPNLQALVHVSTAYSNSELTCVEEKVYTPPADLGRLLALVEAVPKPLLANITPEYIKPKPNTYTFTKAMAEEAVRCRTQRYPVAIFRPTIVISSLRHPFPGWIENLNGPSGVIAAAGKGLLHVFVRRPDARADLLPVDIAIDTLLAVAWETAVDRLPTVRVYNCSTNSNPTTWRQFETALKKHLLNYPLDACLWYPCGSGVQNRYAHKALEFLLQTIPLHIAEYIIRGLGIKMKLSLITAEQKMRAMNEVLAFFALREWKFNTDNVDKLRARLSPADAAIYNLDPKSISWDEQYYNFIRGTRKYLLKEKDENLDEARKHMNRMYYLHKGVIFFIMVLVFRLVLQNKNVRQVVYGTLRLLLSLSFAAYKNVIESI from the exons ATGGTGGGTCGACCAAGGTCTCCCTGTGAGGCGTTGTTGCCGCGGTTCTACGCTGGCAGAGACATCTTCATAACTGGAGCGACAGGGTTCATGGGCAAA GTTCTGATAGAGAGGCTGTTGTCTACCTGTCCTGACGTTGGTAAACTGCACCTCCTTCTGAGACCGAAAAAGGGTGTAGCGCCTGAAAAAAGATTACAGCAATTGAAAAGCTCACAG GTCTTCGACCTCATACGTCAAAACAATCCTCGTCAGTTGGACAAATTGTGCATTATACCTGGAGATGTCTCTCAACCTGGACTCGCTATAGATGCAGAGCATCTCAAGAACTTACAGGAT GTGTCCATAGTATTTCATTCTGCTGCAACCCTCAAATTCGACGAAGCTCTTCCAAACGCTGTAGACCAAAACGTACTCTCAGTAACCAGGCTTATGGACATCTGCGACACTATTCCGAATTTACAG GCCCTGGTCCATGTATCGACGGCCTACAGTAACTCGGAGCTGACGTGTGTTGAGGAGAAGGTGTACACGCCGCCGGCTGATCTGGGTCGCCTTCTCGCGCTCGTCGAAGCCGTGCCCAAACCACTTCTAGCTAATATTACACCCGA ATACATTAAACCAAAACCCAACACCTACACCTTCACCAAGGCGATGGCGGAGGAGGCGGTTCGCTGCCGGACTCAGAGGTATCCTGTGGCTATATTCAGACCCACGATCG TGATCTCGTCTCTTCGTCACCCGTTCCCGGGATGGATTGAGAACCTGAACGGTCCAAGCGGTGTGATCGCGGCGGCTGGCAAGGGTCTGCTTCACGTGTTCGTGCGGCGCCCTGACGCTCGCGCTGATCTCCTACCAGTGGACATCGCCATCGACACACTACTGGCCGTGGCCTGGGAAACTGCTGTGGACAG ATTGCCGACCGTCCGTGTCTATAACTGCAGCACAAACAGTAACCCCACAACCTGGAGGCAGTTCGAGACGGCTCTCAAGAAGCACCTCCTGAACTACCCCCTGGACGCCTGCCTGTGGTACCCATGCGGCTCTGGGGTCCAGAACAG atACGCGCACAAAGCGCTCGAGTTCCTGCTGCAGACTATACCTTTACATATAGCGGAATACATCATCAGGGGACTTGGGATTAAAATGAA ACTGAGTCTCATAACAGCGGAACAAAAGATGCGCGCCATGAACGAGGTGCTGGCGTTCTTCGCTCTTAGAGAGTGGAAGTTCAATACCGACAACGTTGACAAACTACGAGCGAGACTGTCCCCCGCTGACGCCGCCATATACAACCTCGACCCGAAGAGCATCAG TTGGGATGAACAGTACTACAACTTCATAAGAGGAACCCGGAAGTATCTGTTAAAGGAGAAAGATGAAAATTTAGACGAAGCCCGAAAACATATGAAtag GATGTACTACCTCCACAAAGGCGTGATCTTTTTCATCATGGTGCTAGTGTTCAGACTGGTCTTACAAAACAAGAACGTCAGACAAGTTGTCTATGGAACGTTACGATTGTTGCTGTCTCTCTCTTTTGCTGCTTATAAGAACGTGATAGAGAGCATCTGA
- the LOC116776644 gene encoding uncharacterized HIT-like protein Synpcc7942_1390 has product MFNKVLQRALKFRIKKTYPTNVYDLSKGTAIALQRPYSDEVNRAKNAKISNSPTIFDKIISKEMKADIIYEDDVCLAFNDIAPQAPVHFLIIPKRRIPRLQDSEVDDKELLGHLMLVAGSLAASRAPQGWRLVVNNGVQGAQSVYHLHLHVLGGRQMKWPPG; this is encoded by the exons atgtttaacaagGTTCTTCAACGCGCCCTCAAGTTCCGAATCAAGAAGACCTATCCCACGAACGTTTACGATCTGTCCAAAGGAACGGCGATAGCGCTCCAAAGACCGTACAGCGATGAAGTAAATCGCGCgaaaaatgcaaaaatttcaaattctcCTACCATTTTCGATAAAATCATCTCCAAAGAAATGAAAGCGGACATTATTTACGAAGATGATGTCTGTTTGGCTTTCAACGACATAGCACCGCAGGCGCCTGTACATTTCCTGATTATACCTAAACGTAGAATACCTAGATTACAGGACAGCGAAGTAGATGACAAGGAG CTCCTAGGTCACCTTATGTTGGTGGCTGGTTCCCTGGCAGCATCCCGGGCTCCACAGGGCTGGCGTCTGGTCGTCAACAACGGAGTTCAGGGAGCTCAGAGTGTTTATCATCTACATCTACATGTGCTCGGTGGACGGCAAATGAAGTGGCCTCCCGGGTAA